ATCCATTTAAATACTGATTATCGCTCGCCAACTTCTTTAAAATCTCGTTCACCAAATATCGCTGATGGATGGGTGTAATATTTAAATTCAAGCAAATTATTGCTTGGATCTTTCAGGAAAAAAGATTGATGTTCTATGGTTGATTGCGCAAAGCGGACTTTAAGCGGTATTTCGAAGGGGATATTTTGCGCTTCAATACGTTGAATAAATGCATCAAATGCTTCTTTTTCAAGAAAGATCAAACCGAAATGACGGGGGTAAATGCTTGTTTGTAATGGCAGTGGGGTATCAATTTTATGAGCAACAATTTGATGGCCGCCAAATTCAAGAATTAATGCATGTTCTGATTCTCTTCCTATATTAAAACCTAATTGTTGATGATAAAACGCTTTAGCCGCTTCAAAATCATGCACCGGAAAGGCTAAGTGGAATAGGGTAGTCATTGGCATCAAATTCCTCGTTGATAATCTTCATTGAAGAGTTAAGCATAACTGATTTATAGTGATTATACGCTGATTTTTATGGACGAAAGATGCGTACAGGAGAACACTATGCCGGTGGGCTTGCCATACATTTTTTTGAATCTTCGGAGTTTGAAACGGGACACTCAGCCTCTGCTAAGGATAGAGCGGCTATTTTAGCAAGGAATGTCTTGCGTCTTATCATGATGGGGTGGCGGGATAATTGGACGGATCTTATTTCCTGGCAGACGCTTAATGCCGTACTGGTTGCGCGTGACCCGCATATCACGCGAGGATTGCGGTTTGCGTTTCAGGAAGGATTCAAGCATGTTTTTTCCCAATTGCAGGATGCGTCTCATACTGCACTGCAACGCAATCAGGCAGAGTTATTTATCAATAATTGTCTGATGTATTTGCCTTATGCCGATATCAATCCTTATGAATCATTTGCTATCCCGCAGTGGCTGGGAGGTCGTTGGCAATTAGTTGATTATAAAGTTGTGCCAATTGAATTAACACCGACGGTTGGTTTTGAAACATTGGTACTGTCAGAATACGACCGTGTATTTGCTTATGGATTAGAGCCCATACATCATCCACAGGCTGAGCCTCATTTGCTTTTTATGGGCACCACGTATCCCGCAGGGCAAGGATTTTATACAACGGTCAATACGGATTTGGAAGCGTTTGAAACGGCAGGAAAAAAACTGTATCGCAGCGGACGGAATAATATTCGTCACTGGTTAGAAAGCCAAACACAAAAGGTGCATGTCTGTGGAACCAGCTTAGGCGGAGCACTTTCTTTATTATTGGCAATTGATCAAGGTGACAGATTATCAAGAGTAGATGCCTTAAATCCGCCGGGTTTGCATGATCCATGGCTAAGAAAGAGCCGTTTTGATCATTGGGATGAATTGGCAGAAAAACCGGAAGTTTACATTCAAAGGCAAGGGAATGATCCAATTTCTCGTTTTGGGGTTTGGAAAACCGACTGGCATCTGCTGCATGTGATTCCGCCCCCAGACCGCAAAGGCTTAAATCGGTTTACGGATCATGCATTAAATTATGCAGGGTATGCTAATACCCAATTTTTAGGGATAGACACAGAAGCGGATAATAAAAAAAATCAGCAACGGAATATTTGGTTGTATGGGTTATTGCGCAGTGCAGTTTATTATACAACATTGGTTCCGGTTCGTTACGGTATTCTACCTGCTGCCCGATTTGCAGCCAGCCATAAATTACAAACCGGGATTATTTTATTGTTGTTGATGTTATTTTTATTATGTACACCAACCCTTAGCTTGTCTGCACTGCCCTATGCCCTGTTGTCGATTATAAGTGTCGGTTATTTATTGACGCTTCTTCTTTCGTACGTAGGCGATCAAGTGACAGGGCGCAATAACTCGGATTTATCACAATTTCTTGCATACTTGGGAGATAATCCTAAGTTTGTACAACATGCATTGTTTTTGTGTTTTCCGCTCGCTATAATGCCTGCATTGGGTGTTTTTGTTCCTGGTTTTTTGCAAACCGCATTGCCATCTTTTTCAACAACTGTTACTGTTGCTCCGTTGGCAGCACGTCTTTGCATTCAATTGAATAGGATGTTGCACCTATTTTCAGGACGAGAGGTGAGAAATGAGCTGGTTTGTCATCGCGCTGAACTTGAACGTCACCCTGAGCTGGATATATATGCAAATACCGTTAAGGCTGAGTTCACTTATAAGGAAATTCATGCTTATTATCGTGCCAAACGATGTGTGTTGAAAGGTAAGCCTTTTCTTCCTGATACACCAGGGAAGCTCATGTTTTTTTCTTCCAGAGGGGTGGCAAAATCTAAGCATGAACTCTTAAGAGAAGAGGTTGATGCGATGGCGGAGGGGCAAATATTAACGCTTTCTGCCTCTAAGGCAAAGATACATGAGATGAAAAAAACACTTAAGCTTGTTTCTCGCCATGGGTTTCATACTCCTGGTTTGAAAGCAGCCTTGGAGGAAAGTTATCAGGCTTATTTAAAAGGAAAAAACAGACCTCTTGCATAACCTGATTATTCTATTTTAGGGCAAGACGCAAACGATTTTGAGGGGCGGAGTTTCTATGGAGTAAATGAGCACCGCAGAACTGTTTGCAACGCAGCAATAAAACGAAAGAGGCAGGTTATGCAAGAGATCTAATGGCTGGGATGTCGTTATAAAAACTATGGAAAACTATAAAATTCAACCAAGTACTGACAGGATTTAATTCATTATGCAAAATCTTCAAATTTTCTTGCTATATAACCATCCCGATTATTTTACCAAAGAACCGTTGCTTAAACAGTTAAAAGAGTTTGCAAGCCTTGATTTGGACGCGGAATTTGCGAAATTATCACGCAAGTGTGCGGCTGCAATAGAACGTTATAAACAAGCCGATGAACGTCAGTTTCAAGGCGCTGATTTTTTAAATTTATTACAACAACTCACGGAAGGGCTGCAGAAGTTTTCTGCAAAACCGGTGTTCAATACAGATGCGGCGCGCCATGCACATGCAGAATTTGTTCATTATTTAAGGCACTTGCGTACTGAAGTTGTCGTTGATTTTATTGTGGATAGGGATGGACGAGAGACTTCAGCACAATATGATTTACCGGCTATTAAGGAAGCCACTAAAAAACAGGTGGCCCAAGGGATAGCAGCTGTCACTCAGAATTTGACTCGAAATATTTCACAAAGGATTTCAGAGTTTCAGAAGCGTGTAGAAGGATTACTGGAAAAACAATTACAGGCGTTAAGAATCATTCAAGTGCAGCAGGCACATGAAGCACATGTTGCAGCTACCCAGGCGTTAGCTTTTATTAAAGAACGTTTTGAAGCATGGCAAGAACGCTCATCTGCGGAAGACGCTTCTTATGATCCGCAATCGATATTGGATCATCTGCTCAAGATAGAAAAGCAACAAAAGCGAATCCAAACCTTGGTTATGCAAGCTGGTCATAATCGTGATACTTATCCTGGTTCAGCTACAGCACAGAGTGTTCCTGGTGAATTAGCGACGTTTAATGACTCCGTGGAGGCTATACAACGCCATGCCTTGAAGTTGTGGCAAACCATGCAGGGCGTTACAGCGGAAGAACAAGCAGCGGCAGCCAGAGAACGTTCAAGTGCAAAAAAAGCACTTAAACATAAATTAGATAGAATCATTAAACTGGTTGGCGATTATGCGGCTGAATTAAAAGAAGAGAAAAAAAGCTGGAGCTATTTTTTCAATGTATTTCATTGGTCAAGAAAAGAAGCAAAAATCAAATATTGTGATGATTTGCTGCGGGAGTTAAGCGAGGC
This genomic interval from Legionella oakridgensis ATCC 33761 = DSM 21215 contains the following:
- a CDS encoding VOC family protein, encoding MTTLFHLAFPVHDFEAAKAFYHQQLGFNIGRESEHALILEFGGHQIVAHKIDTPLPLQTSIYPRHFGLIFLEKEAFDAFIQRIEAQNIPFEIPLKVRFAQSTIEHQSFFLKDPSNNLLEFKYYTHPSAIFGERDFKEVGER